The Ignavibacteria bacterium genome includes a region encoding these proteins:
- a CDS encoding proline--tRNA ligase, translated as MRISKLFLPTLKEVPTDAVIPSHILMVRAGMIRALGAGIYSFLPLGYKMIKKVSDIIRREMDAIGGQEFHLPALNPKELWEQTERVEAFGDTMFHVKNRDYVLAPTHEEVIAEIASNNVKSYRDLPQIWYQIQTKFRNEPRPRSGVIRGRQFLMKDSYSLDANYDGLDKSYEYHAEAYRKIFNSCGLKFFEVGASSGAMGGSGSQEFMVESDAGEDTCAICDNCNYAANVEVASAKSAEFQRDKTSEKLKEIHTPNIRSIDELSEFLKIPTERCAKSRVYMHNEKPILVLMLGNDEVNESKLLSALGGKVRPAHPDELKEITGADAGSIGPIETKLRVIADVKLRNANNMYSGANKNDYHIGGIDFVRDIPQCKFFDLHYVEAGNECSNCGSTLRVVKAIELGHIFKLGTKYSEALGAKYLDVDGKENPIVMGSYGIGVERIVACLIEQNHDAKGIIWPQQIAPFKAHLLGVNMKNESVRSTADKIYYEFNESDIETLYDDRDDVSAGFKFNDADLLGMPIQVIVGEKNLAHNRVEIKYRATGEKQLVEVGQVLRTIQNILT; from the coding sequence ATGCGAATTTCAAAGTTATTCTTACCAACATTAAAAGAAGTTCCCACTGATGCGGTGATTCCAAGCCATATTTTAATGGTGCGTGCAGGAATGATTCGTGCTCTTGGCGCGGGAATTTATTCTTTTCTTCCGCTCGGATATAAGATGATAAAAAAAGTTTCAGACATTATACGCCGAGAAATGGATGCGATCGGTGGACAGGAATTTCATCTTCCAGCATTAAATCCAAAAGAGCTCTGGGAACAAACTGAAAGAGTTGAAGCTTTTGGCGATACGATGTTTCACGTAAAAAACCGGGATTATGTTCTGGCGCCAACGCACGAAGAAGTAATTGCGGAGATTGCTTCGAATAATGTGAAATCATACCGTGACCTGCCGCAGATTTGGTATCAGATACAGACGAAGTTTAGAAACGAACCGAGACCGCGCTCAGGCGTAATTCGCGGAAGACAATTTTTAATGAAAGATTCCTATTCTCTTGATGCAAACTACGATGGTTTAGATAAGAGCTACGAGTATCACGCCGAAGCGTATAGAAAAATATTTAACTCTTGCGGATTAAAATTTTTTGAAGTCGGTGCATCGAGCGGCGCAATGGGGGGAAGCGGTTCGCAGGAATTCATGGTAGAATCCGATGCCGGCGAGGACACATGTGCAATTTGCGATAATTGCAATTACGCTGCAAACGTTGAAGTTGCTTCTGCAAAGTCTGCCGAATTTCAAAGAGACAAGACTTCTGAAAAATTAAAAGAAATACATACACCGAATATTCGCTCGATCGATGAACTTTCGGAATTTTTGAAAATACCGACTGAACGTTGTGCAAAATCGAGAGTCTATATGCACAATGAAAAACCGATTTTGGTTTTAATGCTCGGCAACGACGAAGTGAATGAGTCAAAACTTCTCTCTGCACTTGGAGGTAAAGTCCGACCTGCTCATCCGGATGAATTGAAAGAAATCACCGGCGCTGATGCAGGCTCAATCGGACCGATTGAAACCAAACTTAGAGTTATTGCCGATGTAAAGCTTCGAAATGCAAATAACATGTACAGCGGCGCAAATAAGAACGATTATCACATCGGCGGAATTGATTTTGTGCGTGATATCCCTCAATGTAAATTCTTCGACTTGCATTATGTTGAAGCAGGAAATGAATGTTCAAACTGCGGTTCGACGCTGCGAGTAGTAAAAGCAATTGAGTTGGGACATATTTTTAAACTCGGAACTAAATATTCAGAAGCTCTCGGTGCAAAATATTTGGACGTTGACGGAAAGGAAAATCCAATTGTAATGGGAAGCTACGGAATCGGCGTTGAGCGAATTGTCGCATGCTTGATAGAACAAAATCACGATGCTAAAGGGATTATTTGGCCGCAGCAGATTGCTCCATTCAAAGCACATCTGCTCGGAGTTAATATGAAAAATGAAAGCGTACGGTCCACTGCCGATAAAATTTATTATGAGTTCAATGAGAGCGATATTGAAACTCTCTACGACGACCGTGATGATGTTTCGGCAGGATTCAAATTTAACGATGCAGATTTGCTCGGAATGCCGATTCAAGTAATTGTCGGCGAGAAGAATCTTGCCCACAATCGAGTTGAAATTAAGTACCGTGCAACCGGTGAAAAGCAGTTAGTTGAAGTCGGACAAGTTTTACGCACGATACAAAACATTTTAACATAA
- a CDS encoding CDGSH iron-sulfur domain-containing protein encodes MNNPTIAEKSPAILELEAGTYWWCQYGLSKNQPFCDGSHGTTSFTPLEFTLEEKKKVALCRCKQTNKAPYCDGTHKNL; translated from the coding sequence ATAAACAACCCAACGATCGCCGAAAAATCCCCAGCCATTTTGGAGCTTGAAGCCGGTACTTATTGGTGGTGTCAATACGGACTGTCAAAAAATCAGCCATTCTGCGACGGATCACACGGGACGACGTCTTTTACACCTCTGGAATTTACACTTGAAGAGAAGAAGAAAGTCGCTTTGTGCCGATGCAAACAAACGAACAAAGCTCCCTACTGTGACGGGACACATAAAAATCTTTAA